A region of Ferruginibacter albus DNA encodes the following proteins:
- a CDS encoding DUF4295 family protein, with translation MAKAASKNAKVKDAKAAADAKNWTKVIRATRSEKTGAYTFKDSIVHKEKVKDFLAAKV, from the coding sequence ATGGCAAAAGCAGCTTCAAAGAACGCGAAAGTAAAAGATGCTAAAGCGGCAGCAGATGCGAAAAACTGGACAAAAGTTATTCGTGCAACCCGCAGTGAAAAAACCGGTGCTTATACTTTTAAAGATTCAATTGTACATAAAGAAAAAGTAAAAGATTTTTTAGCTGCTAAAGTTTAA
- the ftsY gene encoding signal recognition particle-docking protein FtsY, whose amino-acid sequence MGLFDKLFGKKQQQETLNEGLQKTREGFFSKITKAIAGKSTIDEEVLDNLEEALVSADVGIETTVKIIDNIEKRVAKDKYLNTGELNTILKDEIRNVLISAPQDTSYTNYELPAGHKPHIVLVVGVNGVGKTTTIGKLAHNFSKAGKSVLLGAADTFRAAAVDQLTIWSERTGVPIVKKEMGSDPASVAFDTVSSGVAKNVDVILIDTAGRLHNKAHLMDELSKIKRVIQKTIPDAPHEVMLVLDGSTGQNALEQAKHFTAATDVTALTITKLDGTAKGGVVLAIANQFKIPVKFIGVGEKAEDLLVFDKQQFVDGLFPTVE is encoded by the coding sequence ATGGGATTATTCGATAAGCTTTTTGGAAAAAAGCAACAGCAGGAAACACTTAATGAAGGTTTGCAAAAAACACGTGAAGGTTTTTTTAGCAAGATCACCAAAGCTATAGCAGGTAAAAGCACTATTGATGAAGAAGTGCTGGATAATTTGGAAGAAGCCCTGGTAAGTGCCGATGTTGGTATTGAAACGACCGTGAAAATTATTGACAATATTGAAAAGAGGGTAGCAAAGGATAAGTATTTAAATACCGGCGAGCTGAATACAATTTTAAAAGACGAGATCCGGAATGTATTAATTTCTGCTCCACAGGATACTTCTTACACAAATTATGAATTACCTGCTGGGCATAAGCCACACATTGTTTTAGTTGTTGGTGTTAATGGTGTTGGTAAAACAACTACTATCGGTAAGCTTGCACATAATTTTTCAAAAGCAGGTAAATCTGTTTTATTAGGCGCTGCCGACACTTTCAGAGCTGCTGCAGTAGATCAGTTAACTATTTGGAGCGAACGTACGGGAGTTCCTATTGTAAAAAAAGAAATGGGCAGCGATCCTGCGTCGGTGGCATTTGATACGGTAAGCAGCGGCGTAGCAAAAAATGTAGATGTGATTTTAATTGATACTGCCGGTCGTTTACACAACAAAGCGCATTTAATGGATGAATTAAGTAAGATCAAAAGAGTAATTCAAAAAACAATCCCGGATGCCCCACATGAAGTGATGTTGGTACTGGATGGCAGTACCGGACAAAATGCATTGGAACAGGCAAAGCATTTCACAGCGGCTACGGATGTAACGGCCCTTACCATTACTAAGTTGGATGGAACCGCAAAAGGAGGCGTTGTTTTGGCTATAGCCAATCAATTTAAAATTCCTGTAAAATTTATTGGTGTTGGCGAAAAGGCAGAAGACCTATTGGTTTTTGATAAGCAACAATTTGTTGATGGATTATTTCCCACAGTAGAATAG
- a CDS encoding GH1 family beta-glucosidase, with protein MSSSLHHLKATDFGKNFQWGVAIAAAQNEGAANQYGRGPSIWDVFSRNGNNIKGKGKPTIACDFYHRYKDDLLLVKALGFNSFRLSISWSRILPDGTGKINKEGIDFYHRVIDECIKLELTPYVTLYHWDLPYELEKKGGWTNYFINKWFNRFITVCAEAYGSKVKNWIILNEPFAYTSLGYMLGTHAPGKKGIDNFFPSVHHTTIAQAEGARIIRQLVPYAYIGTTFSFSEIIPHSDKKEDIQAANRVDILMNRLFIEPALGKGYPREETFRLTERMHLHNKEWKYIERLHFDFDFIGIQYYFPLVIKYNSLIPLVQASEVKAKTRKVPHTDMGWEINADSFYRTIKRIWSYDAVKEIIITENGSYFKDEIRNGVIDDAARINYFQQHLQAVLAAKNEGVNIKGYFAWTLMDNFEWAEGYNARFGLVHVDFNTQLRTIKNSGYWFRDFLSA; from the coding sequence TTGTCATCATCTCTTCATCATCTTAAAGCAACCGATTTCGGAAAAAATTTTCAATGGGGTGTTGCTATTGCAGCTGCACAGAATGAGGGAGCCGCCAATCAATATGGACGCGGACCATCTATCTGGGATGTTTTTTCAAGAAACGGCAATAACATTAAAGGGAAAGGTAAGCCAACCATAGCCTGCGATTTTTATCATCGGTATAAAGATGATTTGTTATTAGTGAAAGCGCTTGGCTTCAACTCATTTCGCCTCTCTATTTCCTGGAGTAGAATTTTACCCGATGGTACAGGAAAGATCAATAAAGAAGGAATAGACTTTTATCATCGGGTTATTGATGAATGTATCAAGCTTGAACTAACGCCCTACGTTACCCTATATCATTGGGACCTGCCTTATGAATTAGAAAAAAAGGGAGGTTGGACAAACTATTTCATCAACAAATGGTTCAACAGATTTATAACTGTGTGCGCTGAAGCTTATGGAAGCAAAGTCAAGAACTGGATCATCTTAAACGAACCATTTGCTTATACTTCTTTAGGTTATATGTTGGGTACGCATGCCCCGGGTAAAAAAGGCATTGACAACTTCTTTCCTTCAGTTCATCACACTACTATTGCACAAGCGGAAGGTGCAAGAATCATTCGTCAGTTAGTTCCTTATGCATATATCGGCACTACTTTTTCTTTTTCTGAAATTATTCCTCATTCTGATAAAAAAGAAGACATACAGGCAGCTAACCGAGTTGATATATTAATGAATCGCTTATTTATTGAACCTGCATTAGGAAAAGGTTATCCAAGAGAAGAAACATTCAGACTTACAGAAAGAATGCACCTGCATAATAAGGAATGGAAATATATTGAACGGCTGCATTTTGATTTTGATTTTATTGGCATACAATATTATTTTCCTTTGGTGATAAAATATAATAGCCTTATCCCTCTGGTACAGGCATCGGAAGTAAAAGCCAAGACACGTAAAGTACCTCATACCGATATGGGATGGGAGATAAATGCAGACAGCTTTTACAGAACAATAAAAAGAATATGGAGTTATGATGCAGTGAAAGAGATCATCATTACTGAAAACGGTTCTTATTTTAAAGATGAGATCAGGAATGGTGTAATTGATGACGCTGCAAGAATTAATTACTTTCAACAACACCTGCAGGCAGTTCTTGCTGCAAAAAATGAAGGAGTCAATATCAAAGGATATTTTGCCTGGACATTGATGGATAATTTTGAATGGGCAGAAGGATATAATGCCCGCTTTGGTTTGGTACATGTTGATTTCAATACGCAACTCCGTACTATTAAAAACTCCGGCTATTGGTTTAGAGATTTTCTTTCGGCATAA
- a CDS encoding glycosyltransferase family 117 protein — protein sequence MNYKRINNITGLVVLILASLIYLMTMEATGSFWDCGEFASSAYKLQIPHPPGAPLFVIIGRLFMAFISNPHKAIIGLNTSSALASAFTILFLFWSITHFAKKILTSNNETPTGEQTFIIMAAGVVGAFAYAFCDSFWYSAVESEVYAMSSFFTAIVFWAILKWENAVTEEQKAGINGKFTKADRWLILIFYLMGLSIGVHLLNLLTIPAIVMIYYYKRYNVTTWGIVLAFIIGCVITGTVQKAVLQWTINWAGDFDILFVNSFGLPFFSGFAFFFILLTAVIIYAMRIANKKNWNFLKLGLWIFSFMLLGYTSYFTTLIRSKADVAIDMFNVDNPVSLVGYLSREQYGDWPILYGQDFTAEPISSDVTETYVKGKDNYIKNGRSVKYVYADEDMHIFPRMWDQSNDQSHADYYAGFCGITRDPKTGEWTRKPTMGENISFFVQYQTGWMFWRYFMWNFAGKQDDIQGILMNNVRDGNWKTGITFWDNARLGNQDMLPESLKKNKSNNNMYALPLILGILGIFYHVKRDKKDALVVGLLFFFTGIAILIYLNPAMNQPRERDYAVVGAFYAYAIWIGLGVLYVKELFSKFIKGAASGYAAAVVCILAVPVIMGMQEWDDHDRSNKTIARDLAIDYLESCPSNAILVSYGDNDTYPLWYAQEVEGIRRDVRVINQSLLGTDWYINELRYKINQSDPIDPIWTADQIQGPTRDAIVYSPISGIDPNQYMDLYTVMHDYAGSDDPSKTQTGRDGNVLNVYPTKKFSIPVDVNFVRSNGTVNADDSVLTELRFETSKGALYKNDAAILNMIAGNKWKRPICFTQQSVGLGFDQFLRQDGLTYRLVPVANPGVNRNWAYDKLMKKFAFGNCDKPGVYYDEENRRHLNSIRFTYANIASDLADAGRKDDAKNLLERCDKNMLQENFPYGMVSRFQQQDYFSIQFLEACYKAGDFTLADKVKASVQKDLEQQVAYYSSLGDDADVFTQDNQQAQGLLNMIKQMEQHYKGVPAQPAAVSKDTTKKNN from the coding sequence ATGAATTACAAACGTATTAACAACATTACCGGCTTGGTAGTGTTGATTCTTGCCTCTCTTATTTATTTAATGACAATGGAAGCTACCGGCAGTTTTTGGGATTGCGGAGAATTTGCTTCCAGTGCTTATAAGCTACAGATCCCCCATCCACCCGGGGCACCGCTTTTCGTGATCATTGGACGTTTGTTCATGGCATTTATCAGCAACCCTCATAAAGCTATTATCGGGTTAAATACATCAAGCGCTTTGGCAAGTGCCTTTACTATTTTGTTTTTATTCTGGAGCATTACACATTTTGCAAAGAAAATATTAACGAGCAATAATGAAACTCCTACCGGCGAGCAAACATTTATCATAATGGCTGCAGGTGTTGTGGGTGCTTTTGCTTATGCCTTCTGCGATTCATTTTGGTACAGCGCTGTAGAAAGTGAAGTATATGCGATGTCCTCTTTCTTTACAGCCATTGTGTTTTGGGCAATATTAAAATGGGAAAATGCTGTTACAGAAGAACAAAAAGCAGGTATCAACGGTAAGTTTACAAAAGCAGATCGTTGGTTGATCCTGATATTTTATTTAATGGGCTTATCAATTGGTGTTCACTTATTGAACCTGTTAACGATCCCTGCCATTGTAATGATCTATTATTATAAACGCTACAATGTAACTACCTGGGGAATTGTACTGGCATTTATAATTGGATGTGTAATAACAGGCACTGTTCAAAAAGCAGTATTACAATGGACAATCAATTGGGCCGGCGATTTTGACATCTTATTTGTGAACAGTTTTGGCTTGCCATTCTTCAGTGGCTTTGCCTTCTTCTTTATTTTATTAACTGCAGTTATTATATACGCTATGCGTATTGCCAATAAGAAAAATTGGAATTTTTTAAAGCTGGGTTTATGGATCTTCTCATTTATGTTATTGGGCTATACCAGTTACTTTACTACACTTATCCGAAGCAAAGCAGATGTGGCTATTGATATGTTTAACGTAGACAATCCTGTTAGTTTGGTAGGATATTTAAGTCGTGAGCAATATGGTGATTGGCCTATTCTTTATGGGCAGGATTTTACTGCAGAGCCTATTAGCTCAGACGTAACCGAGACCTATGTTAAAGGAAAAGATAACTACATTAAAAATGGCAGAAGCGTAAAATATGTTTACGCTGATGAAGATATGCACATATTCCCGCGCATGTGGGATCAAAGCAACGATCAAAGCCATGCTGACTACTATGCAGGATTCTGCGGCATAACACGAGATCCGAAAACAGGAGAATGGACCCGCAAACCAACCATGGGTGAAAATATCAGTTTCTTTGTTCAATACCAAACCGGCTGGATGTTCTGGCGCTATTTCATGTGGAATTTTGCCGGCAAACAAGATGACATACAAGGTATTCTAATGAACAATGTACGCGATGGCAACTGGAAAACAGGTATCACATTCTGGGATAATGCCCGTTTGGGTAACCAGGATATGTTACCGGAAAGTTTGAAGAAAAATAAATCCAATAACAACATGTATGCGTTACCGTTAATACTAGGTATTTTGGGTATCTTTTATCATGTTAAGAGAGACAAAAAAGATGCATTGGTAGTAGGATTACTTTTCTTCTTCACAGGTATTGCCATTCTTATTTACCTCAATCCTGCCATGAACCAGCCACGTGAGCGAGATTATGCCGTCGTAGGTGCTTTCTATGCTTATGCCATATGGATCGGTTTGGGGGTGCTGTATGTCAAAGAGTTATTCTCAAAGTTCATAAAGGGAGCAGCATCCGGCTATGCCGCGGCTGTTGTTTGTATATTGGCTGTTCCTGTAATTATGGGAATGCAGGAATGGGACGACCATGACCGTAGTAATAAAACCATTGCAAGAGACCTGGCAATTGATTATTTAGAAAGTTGTCCGTCTAATGCGATATTAGTTTCTTATGGGGATAATGATACCTATCCTCTGTGGTATGCCCAGGAGGTTGAAGGTATCCGCAGAGATGTTCGTGTGATCAACCAAAGCTTATTAGGTACAGATTGGTACATAAATGAGTTGCGCTATAAGATCAATCAAAGCGATCCTATTGATCCTATCTGGACAGCAGATCAAATACAAGGCCCTACAAGAGATGCGATCGTTTATTCACCTATAAGCGGTATTGATCCAAACCAATACATGGATCTATACACAGTAATGCATGATTATGCAGGAAGTGATGATCCTTCCAAAACACAAACGGGAAGAGACGGAAACGTATTAAATGTTTATCCTACTAAAAAATTCTCTATCCCTGTTGATGTTAATTTCGTACGCAGCAATGGAACAGTAAATGCCGATGACAGTGTATTAACGGAACTACGATTCGAAACTTCCAAAGGTGCTCTTTATAAAAATGATGCGGCGATATTGAATATGATCGCAGGCAATAAATGGAAACGCCCCATCTGCTTTACGCAACAAAGTGTTGGACTTGGTTTTGATCAATTTTTAAGACAGGATGGACTGACCTATCGTTTGGTGCCTGTGGCAAATCCGGGTGTTAACCGCAATTGGGCTTATGATAAATTAATGAAAAAATTTGCTTTTGGTAATTGCGATAAGCCAGGTGTTTATTATGATGAAGAAAACCGTCGTCACCTAAACTCTATTCGTTTTACTTATGCTAATATAGCTTCGGATCTTGCCGATGCCGGTAGAAAAGACGATGCTAAAAACCTATTGGAAAGATGTGATAAAAACATGTTGCAGGAAAACTTCCCTTATGGAATGGTATCACGTTTTCAGCAGCAGGATTATTTTTCCATACAGTTTTTGGAAGCCTGTTATAAAGCAGGTGATTTCACTTTGGCTGATAAAGTAAAAGCTTCTGTTCAAAAAGACCTGGAACAACAAGTTGCTTATTATAGCAGCCTGGGTGATGATGCGGATGTATTTACGCA
- the rpmB gene encoding 50S ribosomal protein L28, with translation MARVCQVTGKKPITGNKVSHSNIKTKRRFLPNLQTKRYFFAEEDKWITLKVSSEAIRTINKNGLLSVVKQLRAAGEKI, from the coding sequence ATGGCCAGAGTATGTCAGGTTACCGGAAAAAAGCCGATTACAGGAAATAAGGTTTCGCACTCAAATATTAAAACCAAACGCAGGTTTTTACCCAATTTGCAGACAAAGCGTTATTTCTTTGCTGAAGAAGACAAATGGATCACTTTAAAAGTGTCTTCAGAAGCTATCCGCACTATCAATAAAAATGGATTGCTTTCAGTAGTTAAACAATTGCGTGCAGCTGGCGAAAAAATTTAA
- a CDS encoding CvfB family protein encodes MSLIIKVGEYNILKVLRMVDFGVYLDDGEQGILLPKRFVPEGIKIEDEIKVFLYHDGEDRLIATTQEPFGILGDIVKLRAVNVTPQGAFLDWGLMKDLFVPKSKQLVGMRLHGEYIVKIYLDEQTGRVAATEKIDLFLSNDDLTIKELEEVDLLVYRRTDIGYVCIINNKHTGVLHFNEVYRNINTGDKFKGFIKKIYPEGNKIDVAAGKPGYQRVEDEVTKVLRLLKENNGYLPYNDKSSPEDIYDYFGMSKKTFKMTTGNLYRQRKIAFEKTGIKLID; translated from the coding sequence ATGTCTTTAATAATTAAAGTTGGTGAATACAATATTCTGAAAGTGCTACGCATGGTAGATTTTGGTGTTTACCTGGATGATGGTGAACAAGGAATTTTATTGCCTAAACGTTTTGTACCTGAAGGAATAAAGATAGAAGATGAAATAAAAGTATTCTTATATCACGATGGCGAAGACAGGTTAATAGCTACCACGCAAGAACCTTTTGGAATATTGGGCGACATCGTAAAACTAAGAGCAGTGAATGTTACTCCACAAGGTGCGTTTTTAGATTGGGGATTGATGAAAGATCTGTTTGTTCCTAAATCGAAACAATTGGTAGGAATGCGACTACATGGGGAATACATCGTAAAAATTTATCTAGATGAACAAACAGGTCGTGTTGCTGCAACAGAAAAAATAGATCTATTTTTAAGCAACGATGATCTTACGATAAAAGAACTGGAAGAAGTTGATCTGCTGGTATATCGTAGAACAGATATTGGGTATGTATGCATCATCAATAATAAACATACAGGTGTATTACATTTTAACGAGGTGTATCGCAACATAAATACCGGCGATAAGTTCAAAGGCTTTATAAAAAAAATATATCCCGAAGGAAATAAAATAGATGTTGCTGCAGGAAAACCAGGCTACCAAAGGGTAGAAGACGAAGTGACGAAAGTATTGCGCTTATTAAAAGAGAACAATGGTTATTTGCCTTACAATGATAAAAGCTCTCCGGAAGATATTTATGATTACTTTGGCATGAGCAAAAAAACCTTCAAGATGACCACCGGCAATTTGTATAGGCAACGCAAAATAGCTTTTGAAAAAACAGGGATTAAGCTTATTGATTAA
- the rpmG gene encoding 50S ribosomal protein L33, with protein MAKKGNRVQVILECTEHKTSGLAGTSRYITTKNKKNTPERMELKKYNPIMKKVTVHKEIK; from the coding sequence ATGGCAAAGAAAGGTAACAGAGTTCAGGTGATTTTGGAATGTACCGAACACAAAACAAGTGGGTTGGCAGGTACAAGCCGTTATATCACTACTAAGAACAAGAAAAATACTCCTGAACGTATGGAGTTGAAGAAGTACAACCCTATAATGAAAAAAGTAACTGTTCACAAAGAAATTAAATAA
- a CDS encoding Smr/MutS family protein, whose translation MARIKVDLHDVYNNSYAIDKALQNAFEEAIDKKITEIEIIPGKGSGQLKKKVQRFLQLPHIKPLYHRMENDSKNFGRLFVYFKFK comes from the coding sequence ATGGCACGAATAAAAGTTGACCTTCACGATGTTTATAATAATAGCTATGCTATAGATAAAGCGTTGCAGAATGCTTTTGAAGAAGCTATCGATAAAAAAATAACGGAAATAGAGATCATACCCGGAAAAGGAAGCGGGCAACTTAAAAAGAAAGTGCAGCGCTTTTTACAGCTGCCGCACATTAAACCTTTGTATCACCGTATGGAAAACGATAGTAAAAATTTCGGAAGACTATTTGTCTATTTCAAATTCAAATAG